Within Hoplias malabaricus isolate fHopMal1 chromosome 16, fHopMal1.hap1, whole genome shotgun sequence, the genomic segment CAGGAAACTTGAGGAAAAGGGGTAGATTATGTCAATGTAAtctaaaatacatgtttttatttccatAGGCTGACTGGTGTGTCTGGCCCACAGCACAGATGATCAATTTCTACTTCCTGCCGGCTAAGTTTCGGGTTCTGTATGTGAATACAGTCACGCTGGGCTGGGATACTTACCTCTCATACCTCAAACACAGAGTAAGGGTTACTGAGATCAAATCCcactggggttttttttttttatatacatttgggTTGTTGGCCATATAAAGTTGCCTGAGAACGTAGGAAAAAGTGTTCGGCTCTTGACTTGACAGTTTAAATTGaaattatatatgtttttccTCAAATTCTTCTCAAAGCAAACACCAACTTTGATTTGCATGTGTCTTTTAGCAGGACAATCCACAGCTGGATGAACTGGTGGAGGATGAAAAGGATTCTGCAGTGCCCCTTCCCTCTGTGAAACCAATAGACGACAAACTTTAACAGCAATATTTCCAACTGAGCTGATGTTCTTGGACCTGACTTTATTGTTTAAAGACGTTAATTCTATGAGAGTACGTATTTGATGAATCACTGATAGAAACAGTCATGATTCAGTCACTAAAGATGTGACAGAAGGAGTCCAGAGTCTTACACTGAGCCTTTTAGAGTGCCATGTAAAGTATTTAATGCACAGGACACAAGTGAAGGTTGAATCCCCGTTCAGAGTAAATGTGGACATGTCCTTATGTCTGTGAATTAAGATATTCCTCTGATCGATTGATTCATGACATTTAAAGACGTCACCGATCTTAAAACTATTCAATGACACACcatcaaatttatttaaaacatcagTTTAGTGAATCTGGACACAAATATGTGCTTAGATTGTCAGGTACGAATCAGTAAAATGAACTGTGCAGAAATAAGTGCAATGATTTTGGCTAAATGCCAGCTATAGTGTTTACCACAACTGTAGTGTAGTTTAATTAAAGAAGATTCGGACAGATAAAACTAATGAATCATAAGAACCAGAGTATTTGGCCTTCAGAGTTATTAAAGTTTCCTTCTAGATGTTATTGATTGGAGTGCTCCAGTTCTCCATCTGTTAGTACAAAGACAGATGTAAAATTGTCTTCAGGTAGAGATCATATTAGAGGTGGTATCTGAGTAAAAATTAAACACTCCTTTAGAAAGCTGCTGGTGGAAGCTTGCCACCAGAATAAATGCATGACTTCAACAAATATCAGCAAAATAAGGGAAAAGAACTGCAAAATTATGTTGAtgtcaaatgtttttttccGAGAATAACTCACTTTTCAATCAGGTAAATTGAAACAATATTCAGTGGGGTTTCCATTCCAAACCTCTGAGAAAATGCACATCTCCAGACTAGTTCTCAAACTGATTCGTATTAAAATGGAGCTATAACTAAAGCTTGCGTTCTGTAATGATGTTCTGATGGACCATTTACCATATGTTACCTTGTAAAACTCCTCAGGGACTCCACCCTACTGCATTTACGGTGTTGTGCACGGGTCAGAGACTAGCTTTCATTTCTCTCATTTCCAAATGGTCTCGACAGCTACACGTCCTTTATGACTCAGCATTATCTGCTAAACTGTTGAAGGATGGACACAAACACAAGTATTTCTTTCAGATGTGGAGCAAGATTGGTCACTCAAAGTTAAACACTATATGCTGCTTATCTGATGCTGACAGATTGTGTGGTCAACCAGCTCTTGCATAGTTGTTACCgatctcattttctctctcttgttccATTTTTATCTTTACATCCTGTGAGAGAGAGTTTTGGAAAGTCCTTTTACAATTGTGTCTTTGATGATACACTGCCACTTGTTCCTTTTGTGCAGAGTTTTTAATGCAGATTATGTCCTTTTGTATAACATATTTTTGATTGTTAAAAGTatatatagctatatatatatataaaaaaatatataaatgcataCAATTTAGCAGTGCTAAAATAAAAGCTAATGCAATGTCCTgtgatggggtgtgtgtgtgtgtgtgtgtgtatatatatatattatacataagCCTTACAGTCTAATAATAAATTACTGGGTGactgttattttgtttaaaaaaagagaggaaagtGGAGTGGTGTTTCTAGTCAATTTAACATATCCAGTGTCCAATTTTTGCTCTCTACTGCAAAATGCTGAATGTGTACAATATTATAaccttatttcttttttattattattgttgttataaaGATGTGTTCGCAAAAAGTCATTAAATCAGtcaaataattcaaataaataaacctctTGAGTGGAATGGTTACCATTTGTATGTGTTTCTTAAAGAGAAGTCTCTACTCATGTATTCCTTCTTAGGAGAGATGATGTATACCCAATGCAAACAGTGACTAACCAGAGTCCGATATTACTGATAAGCTCCGGCTGAAAAAACCACACCTCTGCTACAGGCCACATCCTGTTAAGGATGTGGTTCTTGCTTCTGCTACAGAGTTTTATCGGCTGCTGCACTGTTTCGCTACTGAGATACGTGAGCTAATTGGGCTCAACATCATGGCTAACATGCTACATGCTATTACCATTTTAATCATTGCTTCCAGAGCATCACTAGGTAAGGCTGTCTTAAGTGTTTCTCACTTGGTAATTGGCGCGAAATGAGCTGCTTTCACACCAGAAATTGCTGAGCACGTCATAGCACAATGCAAAAAAGCATGCAAAGTACTTCCTGAGGGTAGGCGCCAGTTTAACACATTGCGTGTGTTATTCTGACCTTGTTTGTCCAACACCTGTGGTCTGTGGTGGTTTACGTTGGTTCTTAAACCAAAGCCTTATCCGGACCAATGGTTTTTGGTCACATTGGGTTTATATACTCACAAAGCaagatattaaaatatattcaaaaagCAATGCTAGTGTAATGAAAGTTATTGCTTGTGCTGCCATTTTACCAGAAGAGGCTCTAGACTTGAATTGTCAGTGTCATGGAATTTTGTGTCAGTGACCGTTAGTATGCTCAAGCTATGTCATGTAAAGGTTTGTTGTGACAGCAAAGATACCCTCAAAATCAAATATTTGTCTGTTATGAAgtaatgcaatttttttttctgccttaaTAAATATAGTACAAACTCATACAGTTTCGAACCAGACCTCATCACCTGAATCGAGCACTTACTCCCCTGTTTCATCCACCACGCTGACCACAAATGAGACCGTCACTGAAACACATGGGTCAGAGAGGGTCTCTCCTTCATCAACCACTCAAACTTCTGCTCTGACCTCTGCTGTGGGTTCAACCACTTTGAATCGtactgaaactgaaacacctccATCAAAGAGTCCAGAAACCAGCAGCAATACGACAATGTCCGGACAACAGTCAGGGTCAACCACATCTTCACGTCAAGGCCATAGCACACTCAGTGaagaaacaacaacagaggTCCTCAAAAATTACTCTAGTGGAATCACCACGCTAAAGACAACCAACGTGAATTCACCAGAGACCAGCCTTTTACCCACTAGACAACCCAATACTACAGCCTCAGCACAAACAGTGAACATTGTTCACAGCACAGGTACACAGACTATTAGCATGAGCTTGACTACTAGAGCTGTTGCGATTAATCTCttaaaagaatatttttttcttggttAATACTCTTTTCCAATCCAAAAGCGAGCCTGATGGACACAACCATGTCCTTTCTTGTTTTGCCATGTTGTGTTTAATGaagactttttaaaaattctcCTATTATGGAAATTGTAAAAGGTTAAGCATGATTTGTTGTTCAGTTGTTGTTCATTTTCAGCTTCAGTTTCTTAAAGAATTGATAGTGATGGCTCAGTTGATTTCCCATATATCAAATGATTGCCAAGTTTTCGCTAGATTATTGTTTATTAGATAAAGGATAATGATAACTTCTCTGAACTTGATTATTGAATTCCTTACATAACTGTAAGTGACAGCTCTATTATTGTCTCTTTATATAGTGTCAATTAATTGTCGAATTACTGCTAGATTATGAATTTGTCTTATATAACTCATGTCAATTCAATAATATTGAAACAAAGCTTGTGCTAAGAATATTTAATTGCCAGTATCTTGTGTGATTAtcctctttgttttttgttttttttagtttcacAAGCTTCAGGAGGAAACAGCCTGGCAAGGAACCCGGGCCTTGTGGCTATCCTCTGTATTTTCTTCATAGTTCTGGCGCTGGTTCTAGTGGTGGTGATCATCAAGTTCATAACCACCTTTAGGAAGCCCAGGTTTGAAAGGTTGGACGATTTACCAATGGTGAGTTTCTGTTTGCTCAGCTACACCCCTTAGTCCAACTTTACACATTGCAGCCTATTTATATCACCACTGCATTTTCCTTGTTTTTAATCATTCCTTTCTTTTCCTGATGTCAGGGCAAGATGAGTGAAGAAGCACCATTTGCCCGATACCCTCCAAAATAAAGGAGCCTTTGAAGATCAAGAGCATCAAGAATGCAATATGAAAAGATTTCTAAATGTATGTTTTGCAGTCCAAAGCAAGTGTAGAAATGACTTCCAACCAGGTCAGGGTGGCTCAGGCCCTGACTTATTAATCCTCCCTGGGCTTCTCCTGTTAGCTCAAACCAGCAATTGGAACAAAACCCTGGAGAGGATTTTACTTTCTGGACTTGAACTACCCACCACTGAAACAACTATATATCTCCAATGAAATGTATAGGTAGAATGCACATTTCCCCCTAGAATACTCTGCTAAGCCATAAGTAAATTATTATTTGCTTTATTTGATTGTGAACAGATGAATACCTCTAGTTGGGTAATGAACATGTGACAGGAAAGAAATGTATTGTGGTTATGTTTTGGTCGGTGTGATAACATACTCTGTGGTCATAGCTGCTTTTGCAGCTGTGTAATTTTAGGATCTCTAATGTatgttagcgtgtgtgtgtgtgtatgtatatattgtgtgtatatatatatatatatatatatatatatatatatatatatatatatatatatacacagagtgattcaaaagtcacaggacacccttttatttgaataccccagcaagtagTGGGTGAGAGGCCTTTTATTATTCTCATAGGCtatgtctggaacatggccTCCACtttgaaagccgccatattggatcaagggcaagttatTTCCAAGGCgatcatgtagcatatcaaagaaaacaaaaaggtgTCCTGCGACCTTTGTCTCGCCCTATACGTTGATTTTCATTaaaatttaagaaggttttttctttctctggtaAAGGTTTGGAGATATGTCTGTCAGCTCAGTCATGTAGATTCTTTAGGCTTCAGTACCTGGCCAAAGGACATTAATTAGATTTGATTATTGTGTAGGtctttgttttatgtttgtttggtCTTGAAGTAAAACAGCCACTAAAACAATCCCTGCTATTTTTAATGCTCAGCTTTTCTCcagttgaaaatattttaataaataatctcAAAGATATTGAGATAATTGTGAGGAAACAGATGCAAACCCTTTTGATGCTTTGATTCAAGTATATTTCTCCAGATGGTGCTGCAGAAGCATGccttttaaaatatatcttCTTTTTGTGGTGtcatattaattataaaattacacATATTTCTGTCCTTATTTCAGGGATTTCTTGGGTTCTCTTTCATGCACAGTATGTTTATGTTGTAACTGCAGGGGAGGGGGACTAATGCTGGAAATACTTATGCTACAGACACTTTAAATGTGACATAATTTGCATATACCTCTGCATAAAATACATAACAACAACGATATGCACAATAgttgatgtgttttatttcctcttctggtacatttatttaaataatattaatacgaCCCACTTGTTTTATGTTTCAGTCTCTAGATAAGTATATCAGAGGTCCTTATTCTGAGTGTTGCAACCCCTGGCACTGATTTGAGACCCTCAAGGGGGTCATGACCTCCAGGTTAAGAACTCGAAGgggttttataaaaatatacagatgTAAGTTGATAAAGAGCCCTCCCACTGCTGTGGCGGAAGGAGGTGTTATTTGATGCCATGATACACATAGTCTCATGTGTAGACCCTTCTGTCATTCTTCATTCCCCACTAAACTCACTATTAGCGCATGGTTCTACAGCAGAATATAAGTAAATCGTGTGGCCCATGCTTATTCTGTATTCAAATGACATAGAATGGATTGTGTGTATCACTTAGCATTGGCTGCAGAGTTTCTCCTGGACATGTGGCTTATATTTTCTTTGGCTTTTCACTGCCATGTCAGAATAATTTTGACTGAATTATGTTTTTGTATACAAATgacagtgtttgttttgtttatacatGCTTTTCCTGTATTGCAAAATAATGTTACTTGCCAAAAATTGTACGATTATACAAACAACAATAATTCCTGCTTTAGCTTTGGAGGATTTCAGAAATTCCCAATTGTCGCCATCTTACTCTGCGAGCTGGGAGGTTGGATAATGTTTATCATGCTGTGAAACTTTTAAGAACTCCCTGCTGTGGATAAACATAGAGTCAGATTTCTTTAGGGTGATGGTGATGGGATCCAGAAGTCATGTGACTTTCAATGCAAACAgagctattttatttattttcataaccACCAGTGAACAGTTCTGAAATCTTCTGAGGTTCTGTAGGTTAATGTTGACAGTGATAAAATACCCAATACCCAAGGTTTCATTTGGATTTGTCTTACAGAACCCTGCACAGGCTTATCTCCTCGCTCTGAATACAGTTTAAAATACTGTGATTAAAACTAAGCATTTTAACTATGCTCTAACATTTCAGTTGTAAAACAGTGCCCCATGCATCATGCAATGTATGTGTGATAATGTTATGTAATTATACAATAGAATGACAGTctttcaccaccactgtgaacagtTCTGAATTGGTAAGTGTCTTTACCGCGGAACATTTCACACGAATCCGTTCTGAGTGTCACTGTTGGCATCTTAACCCTTTAAGAATGCAGAAATTTGGAAGAGTGGGTGGAGTTGCCCTTCAGGGCTCTAACGCTTTACACGCTCCTTTGTTTACATCTGGAGTTACTTCGTGTCACGTGACACACACCCAGCGTCATCAGTGCAGTCTTTGGTTCAGAGTTTGAAGTCTGAGAGAGAAAGCGGTGAGTTAAACATGTAGATTTACTTTGCCTCAGGCTCAGTGTCTCAGTTTCTTCGTCCTTTACAGACACTGTGATACGCCTCTgggctccttctctctctcagaagcTGACTTTATGACCCGAACTGTCGAGACCGCGCTCTAAAGTAAGTGCCAacggtttttttgttttttttgttaaactGCACAACTTACCTCAGTTTGTATTAACCTCTTGTTTACCCCCGTTACACTTACCTTTAGCCTGCTTTCAACCAAATGTTACCCGCCGTTAAGGTCTATCTTTTATTCTACTTAAAACTTCAGAATGCTATTTTTTGGgtgtttttttactgttttgcttgttttttttgtgtataaCTGATCTAACCGGCAGCGCAGCCGTAAATGGAGCTGCAGGAAATCAGGTCTTCACACAGGTCACCAAAGTGTGTCAAAGTCAAGATGTCCCAGTTAattctttgttctttttttgaGAAGAGATGAGTACACATCGGAGCCGACCCTTCATTATAAAGCTAAAGCGTGAGAACGAGTTAATTAGACGTGGGAGAGAGATGTCTCGTTACCTCACATTCCAACGATATTCTCAGTGTTCTCAATCGTTCTCTCGCGTCAAACAAATAACATTCCAAAACATGAAATATCTTGTTCCCACACCttgttaaattgttttaatttgttcTCTCAAATCACAAAGGCATTTGTATGACTTAAGTCTTACTATGGCTTTTTTAAGTCATTCCCATGTATTTAAATATCTTGTTCCCCGACCTTATTAAGTTGTTTGCATGCCTTAATTTTATCATGAAGGTATGTCTCGAGTTGGACTCTAGTAAACAGCAGAGAAAGGTAATAACCCTTTACATTGCCTTCAGAGCATGTACTTCTGGACAGTTTTCAAATCCTAATACTTTTAGACTTCTTCTGACTAAAGGAATCTACATTTTAACCCAGTTACATTTTACTCATTCATATTTTGTTCAATTTTTTTTACCTCAATAACTTTAACCTACTTTTTCCAGGATCTAAGCCTCTCTGAAGAAGCAGTTCAGTTTACTCAGTTCTGTATCTCTTTCTGTTGATGTGAAAATGGATTCcaccctttgttttttaaacagtgatCTCATTTATGTATTTGCTGACGGTGTCCTGAGTAACAGGGCTGAGAGTAGCAGGGTTGGGTTTGCTTTAGGGTGGATTTGGCAAATCAGCAAAATGTGAACTAGTTATTTCGTTTTTCAATATAATTTGATTCACTTTTTTATAATATTGATTTGTGTTTGAGCTCAGACTTTGGATTTAgcgttttaatttttttatttattaatttttttatttttaatatggggcagcatggtggagcagcaggtagtgtcgcctggaggagcctggaggttgtgggttctagtcccgctccgggtgactgtctgtgaggagttggtgtgttctccctgtgtccgtgtgggtttcctccaggtgctccagtttcctcccacagtccaaaaacacacgtcggtaggtggattggcgactcaaaagtgtccgtaggtgtgtgggTGGATGCTGGGTATGTTATGCTCCACAGCAGTTCAAGAGTATTTTGAGCTGCTAATTTTGTACATCACCTCAAGCTGGCTGTTAGGGGATGCACCCATCTCTTGTGAGGTTTATTCAGTgctgcacagcaaattcaccagtgttaaatcaacactattagtgttaacgtgttaactgagagtgttaaattattacactaacagtgttgatttaacactggtgaatttgctgtgtgtgtccTGAGTGAGAACTGAAAGGCAGTAACTGAACAGCTCTATGAAAAACTTTATTATACATTAGTACACATTAAATCcaagaaaacacacattttaaaaattaaaaaccttATATAACTCAGGAATCTCACTCTGTCACAACTTCAGTGTGGATTTTCAGTGTTAGAATCTTTGAGTaacataaatatgtaaatgaaattACAGTCCACAAACTCATCAGACACAGTTTAGCATTGTAATCTGCCACTGGTATTAAAGAATGGGTTTTATTCTTCTTGAAAATGGCAGCTCCATTGCACGTCTGTAGATGACCCTGTAGTTGTATATTTACTCACCCTCAGGATCTTTCGGTCGACATGTCTGTTTTGAGTCATAATTTTGTTAAACATCCAATGCTTTCCTTGGTTTTTGGCTGGTTTGTCCACCTCAAGGCTGGAACTGTGGGCAGAAATTCACCCTGCTGTCCTCTGAGTGGTGTCTCAGTCCCACACTGTTACCCACTGACCGAATTTCTTccttaatgaaagattacagttCAAGCTCATTATctatatttttgtacattttccaAACACTTATGGCATCGTTGCCCAAACACACTAGTGCTCCTTCCTACTCGTCCTCTGAGGCATTCGTCTGCTTATTAGTGTGCTATGCAATTAAGTTTAAGAAAAGATTAAATGTTTCTGAATGAgtgctcttttctctctcctcccaaTGTCGGCACCTCGTTTTTAATGGAAGAGTAATGGCATGACAAATGTGTCTTTTTAATGGAACACCATTAAACTGCTCAGTCAAATATGCAATAAAAAGGTTCCGAATCAGTGCACGCAATTAACAAGAGCCTGTAAGTTTGGAGCAAAACCAGGTCTGATGTCTTAAATGAGCCTTTATGTGTCCTgcattgtgtatttattatCTTTTCTATTCCATTGTCAATCTTGCTGGAGCAGGCTCCCTGCAGTCACTGCCTGCGCCCTGCTGTTCTCAGCCGTAATCTCTGCTGAGGGACAGAGTGGTGTGTTTTTACAGTTTCCTCATGAATATTTGACCTTATATTGATTTAGACTTTGCCACATTGCTCTTGATTCCTTAAGGAGGTGTGGGGTTcaatttgttttcattatttgaCTCTGCCTGTCAACTGCCAAAGAAATTGCAGTGAAGGTCTGGTGTTGTTATGACACTGTTCTGCTTTATTACCCCCAGATGATAGTAAGAGTCTGCGTCAGAGAGAGGGGCACTTCAAAGAAGCTCATTCCTGTACTTTATGATATCCCATGATAAGTGTGAACTCAAGGAGCACAGTTTAAAAGATTGCAGCTTCCAAATGGTTAATATTTAAAGGGATGGGGTTCTACGAGCCTAAGAAAAGATCACGTATATTTGTCAGTTATATCGGCTCCCTACACGTTCATTCTTCCActccaaaatataaaaatgcctttcactgtgtgtgaacatttacaatgaatgggccaatagaaatggtcAATATTTACACTCATTCAAAAGATTGGaatagctgtttttttttttttatttgttgccaAAATATTCATGTGTCCATAATGATGCTAGGAGCTGAAGTTTTAATCAAATTAGCTTTGAGTGCTAACGTTATTTTAGCAGTGGTGATCATATCtcaagtcattcattcattcattcattatctgtaagcgcttatccagttcagggtcgcggtgggtccagagcctacctggaatcattggacacaaggcaggaatacaccctggagggggtgccagtccttcacagggcaacacaaacacacacacattcactcacacactcacacctacggacacttttgagtcgccaatccacctaccgacgtgtgattttggactgtgggaggaaaccggagcacctggaggaaacccacgcacacacagggagaacacaccaactcctcacagacagtcacctgaagcggaaatcgaacccacaacctccaggttcctggagctgtgtgactgcgacactatctgctgtgccCATATCTCAAGCCAATACATTAAATATTGAATGTTGTATGTATTATAtaatagatttttatttttaacccaATAAACATGAACTCTTGTTTGCTTACAACGTTTTAAAACACCTTCGGgtttttaatttccttttttaGCATATGCTGCAAAAATCTCATAACCTATGCTTTAAATTAATTCAGTAACAATACAGGAgatacaaacatttaaaagtgtGTTGCATTAACATTCATTAAATTACTTTTCTTCTTTTATAAGGCTATATTTTCAGAGATAGACAGATTTGTTACAACAGTGATTATCTACTTTTTATCCCATCTTTAATCTTTGTTAAGAAAGCTCATTTTATGTGTTTGGTTATGTTTCTACCTGCAGGGAGTGGCGTAATGTGTGAGACTGAAGTATGGCCTCGGTCAAGTGACTGTCTCGAGCGCTGTCATTGCTATAACTcaggttctttttgtttttcatcaCAGACGTTGATGCT encodes:
- the LOC136672347 gene encoding protein CIST1-like, with the translated sequence MANMLHAITILIIASRASLVQTHTVSNQTSSPESSTYSPVSSTTLTTNETVTETHGSERVSPSSTTQTSALTSAVGSTTLNRTETETPPSKSPETSSNTTMSGQQSGSTTSSRQGHSTLSEETTTEVLKNYSSGITTLKTTNVNSPETSLLPTRQPNTTASAQTVNIVHSTVSQASGGNSLARNPGLVAILCIFFIVLALVLVVVIIKFITTFRKPRFERLDDLPMGKMSEEAPFARYPPK